One Mustelus asterias chromosome 10, sMusAst1.hap1.1, whole genome shotgun sequence DNA window includes the following coding sequences:
- the LOC144500002 gene encoding brain-specific homeobox/POU domain protein 3-like isoform X1, producing MMSMNSKQPAFGMHHTLPEHKYTSLHSSSEAIRRACLPAPPLQSNIFASLDETLLARAEALAAVDIAVSQGKSHPFKPDATYHTMNTVPCTSTSAVALPHPSALASHPHHHHHHHHHHHQPHQPLDPGELIDHLSSSSLTLAGAMAVTGGGGGGGGGGDSGGGGGGGGGGGGGGGVVSTSSHPHAAHMHSLGHLSHHHPHHPHHHPHQATMSMTPHPHGLVGHGVASGIPSVNDVDADPRELEAFAERFKQRRIKLGVTQADVGAALANLKIPGVGSLSQSTICRFESLTLSHNNMIALKPILQAWLEEAEGAHREKMNKPDIFNGGEKKRKRTSIAAPEKRSLEAYFAVQPRPSSEKIAAIAEKLDLKKNVVRVWFCNQRQKQKRMKFSANH from the exons ATGATGTCCATGAACAGCAAACAGCCAGCCTTCGGCATGCATCATACCCTACCTGAACACAAATACACTTCTCTGCATTCCAGCTCGGAAGCAATAAGGAGAGCCTGTCTCCCAGCGCCGCCG CTGCAAAGCAATATCTTCGCCAGCCTAGATGAAACTTTGTTGGCCCGCGCCGAGGCTCTGGCCGCCGTGGATATCGCCGTGTCCCAGGGCAAGAGCCACCCGTTCAAGCCGGACGCCACCTACCACACCATGAACACGGTGCCGTGCACCTCTACCTCGGCGGTGGCCCTGCCGCACCCGTCCGCCCTCGCCTCCCACccgcaccaccaccaccatcatcaccaccatcaccaccagcCCCACCAGCCGCTGGACCCGGGGGAGCTCATCGACCACCTCAGCTCGTCCTCGCTGACCCTGGCCGGGGCCATGGCGGTgaccgggggaggaggaggagggggaggcggaggggacagcggcggcggcgggggaggaggtggaggaggaggcggcggcggcggggtGGTGTCCACGTCCTCGCACCCCCATGCGGCTCACATGCACAGCCTGGGACACCTGAGTCACCACCACCCGCACCACCCGCACCACCACCCGCACCAGGCCACCATGAGCATGACCCCCCACCCGCACGGGCTGGTGGGCCACGGGGTGGCCTCGGGCATCCCCTCGGTCAACGACGTGGACGCCGACCCGCGGGAGCTGGAGGCGTTCGCCGAGCGCTTCAAGCAGCGGCGGATCAAGCTGGGGGTGACCCAGGCGGACGTGGGCGCGGCGCTCGCCAACCTCAAGATCCCGGGCGTGGGCTCGCTCAGCCAGAGCACCATCTGTAGGTTCGAGTCCTTGACTTTGTCCCACAACAACATGATCGCCCTCAAGCCCATCCTCCAAGCCTGgctggaggaggcggagggggcgcaCCGGGAGAAGATGAACAAGCCCGACATCTTCAACGGCGGCGAGAAGAAGCGCAAGCGGACCTCCATCGCCGCCCCGGAGAAGCGATCCCTGGAGGCTTACTTCGCCGTTCAGCCTCGACCCTCCTCCGAAAAGATCGCGGCGATCGCCGAGAAACTGGACCTGAAAAAGAATGTTGTGCGGGTTTGGTTTTGCAATCAAAGACAGAAGCAAAAGCGAATGAAATTTTCCGCCAACCACTAG
- the LOC144500002 gene encoding POU domain, class 4, transcription factor 3-like isoform X3, with product MMSMNSKQPAFGMHHTLPEHKYTSLHSSSEAIRRACLPAPPLQSNIFASLDETLLARAEALAAVDIAVSQGKSHPFKPDATYHTMNTVPCTSTSAVALPHPSALASHPHHHHHHHHHHHQPHQPLDPGELIDHLSSSSLTLAGAMAVTGGGAAHMHSLGHLSHHHPHHPHHHPHQATMSMTPHPHGLVGHGVASGIPSVNDVDADPRELEAFAERFKQRRIKLGVTQADVGAALANLKIPGVGSLSQSTICRFESLTLSHNNMIALKPILQAWLEEAEGAHREKMNKPDIFNGGEKKRKRTSIAAPEKRSLEAYFAVQPRPSSEKIAAIAEKLDLKKNVVRVWFCNQRQKQKRMKFSANH from the exons ATGATGTCCATGAACAGCAAACAGCCAGCCTTCGGCATGCATCATACCCTACCTGAACACAAATACACTTCTCTGCATTCCAGCTCGGAAGCAATAAGGAGAGCCTGTCTCCCAGCGCCGCCG CTGCAAAGCAATATCTTCGCCAGCCTAGATGAAACTTTGTTGGCCCGCGCCGAGGCTCTGGCCGCCGTGGATATCGCCGTGTCCCAGGGCAAGAGCCACCCGTTCAAGCCGGACGCCACCTACCACACCATGAACACGGTGCCGTGCACCTCTACCTCGGCGGTGGCCCTGCCGCACCCGTCCGCCCTCGCCTCCCACccgcaccaccaccaccatcatcaccaccatcaccaccagcCCCACCAGCCGCTGGACCCGGGGGAGCTCATCGACCACCTCAGCTCGTCCTCGCTGACCCTGGCCGGGGCCATGGCGGTgaccgggggagg TGCGGCTCACATGCACAGCCTGGGACACCTGAGTCACCACCACCCGCACCACCCGCACCACCACCCGCACCAGGCCACCATGAGCATGACCCCCCACCCGCACGGGCTGGTGGGCCACGGGGTGGCCTCGGGCATCCCCTCGGTCAACGACGTGGACGCCGACCCGCGGGAGCTGGAGGCGTTCGCCGAGCGCTTCAAGCAGCGGCGGATCAAGCTGGGGGTGACCCAGGCGGACGTGGGCGCGGCGCTCGCCAACCTCAAGATCCCGGGCGTGGGCTCGCTCAGCCAGAGCACCATCTGTAGGTTCGAGTCCTTGACTTTGTCCCACAACAACATGATCGCCCTCAAGCCCATCCTCCAAGCCTGgctggaggaggcggagggggcgcaCCGGGAGAAGATGAACAAGCCCGACATCTTCAACGGCGGCGAGAAGAAGCGCAAGCGGACCTCCATCGCCGCCCCGGAGAAGCGATCCCTGGAGGCTTACTTCGCCGTTCAGCCTCGACCCTCCTCCGAAAAGATCGCGGCGATCGCCGAGAAACTGGACCTGAAAAAGAATGTTGTGCGGGTTTGGTTTTGCAATCAAAGACAGAAGCAAAAGCGAATGAAATTTTCCGCCAACCACTAG
- the LOC144500002 gene encoding POU domain, class 4, transcription factor 3-like isoform X2 has protein sequence MMSMNSKQPAFGMHHTLPEHKYTSLHSSSEAIRRACLPAPPLQSNIFASLDETLLARAEALAAVDIAVSQGKSHPFKPDATYHTMNTVPCTSTSAVALPHPSALASHPHHHHHHHHHHHQPHQPLDPGELIDHLSSGGGGGGGGGGGGGGGVVSTSSHPHAAHMHSLGHLSHHHPHHPHHHPHQATMSMTPHPHGLVGHGVASGIPSVNDVDADPRELEAFAERFKQRRIKLGVTQADVGAALANLKIPGVGSLSQSTICRFESLTLSHNNMIALKPILQAWLEEAEGAHREKMNKPDIFNGGEKKRKRTSIAAPEKRSLEAYFAVQPRPSSEKIAAIAEKLDLKKNVVRVWFCNQRQKQKRMKFSANH, from the exons ATGATGTCCATGAACAGCAAACAGCCAGCCTTCGGCATGCATCATACCCTACCTGAACACAAATACACTTCTCTGCATTCCAGCTCGGAAGCAATAAGGAGAGCCTGTCTCCCAGCGCCGCCG CTGCAAAGCAATATCTTCGCCAGCCTAGATGAAACTTTGTTGGCCCGCGCCGAGGCTCTGGCCGCCGTGGATATCGCCGTGTCCCAGGGCAAGAGCCACCCGTTCAAGCCGGACGCCACCTACCACACCATGAACACGGTGCCGTGCACCTCTACCTCGGCGGTGGCCCTGCCGCACCCGTCCGCCCTCGCCTCCCACccgcaccaccaccaccatcatcaccaccatcaccaccagcCCCACCAGCCGCTGGACCCGGGGGAGCTCATCGACCACCTCAGCTC cggcggcggcgggggaggaggtggaggaggaggcggcggcggcggggtGGTGTCCACGTCCTCGCACCCCCATGCGGCTCACATGCACAGCCTGGGACACCTGAGTCACCACCACCCGCACCACCCGCACCACCACCCGCACCAGGCCACCATGAGCATGACCCCCCACCCGCACGGGCTGGTGGGCCACGGGGTGGCCTCGGGCATCCCCTCGGTCAACGACGTGGACGCCGACCCGCGGGAGCTGGAGGCGTTCGCCGAGCGCTTCAAGCAGCGGCGGATCAAGCTGGGGGTGACCCAGGCGGACGTGGGCGCGGCGCTCGCCAACCTCAAGATCCCGGGCGTGGGCTCGCTCAGCCAGAGCACCATCTGTAGGTTCGAGTCCTTGACTTTGTCCCACAACAACATGATCGCCCTCAAGCCCATCCTCCAAGCCTGgctggaggaggcggagggggcgcaCCGGGAGAAGATGAACAAGCCCGACATCTTCAACGGCGGCGAGAAGAAGCGCAAGCGGACCTCCATCGCCGCCCCGGAGAAGCGATCCCTGGAGGCTTACTTCGCCGTTCAGCCTCGACCCTCCTCCGAAAAGATCGCGGCGATCGCCGAGAAACTGGACCTGAAAAAGAATGTTGTGCGGGTTTGGTTTTGCAATCAAAGACAGAAGCAAAAGCGAATGAAATTTTCCGCCAACCACTAG